In the Flavobacterium pallidum genome, one interval contains:
- a CDS encoding DUF6705 family protein, whose product MKKIYLALLLIAGIYSNAQITAGLHDGYWLEDMPVGSYVKDTNNELDPFAGKWVWTNGDEKVIFKLQKVVHYLFPCGSYQDFMIGNYSYTKDNGFTTVVNTINQVLSLDPELHPMSAIGAENNSKIKFTFQDIALNKKSCWAYFEFLPGSTTQMTVKFENPEIMGVVVDPNNPPPPYNYGFTIPQGIILTKQ is encoded by the coding sequence ATGAAAAAAATATATCTGGCACTATTATTAATTGCAGGAATTTACAGCAATGCACAAATTACCGCTGGGCTTCATGATGGTTATTGGCTTGAAGACATGCCTGTTGGCAGCTATGTAAAAGACACTAACAATGAACTTGACCCTTTTGCGGGCAAATGGGTTTGGACCAATGGTGATGAAAAAGTGATTTTCAAATTGCAGAAAGTCGTTCACTACCTCTTCCCCTGCGGATCTTATCAGGACTTTATGATTGGAAATTATTCTTACACAAAGGATAATGGTTTCACAACTGTTGTAAATACAATTAATCAGGTTTTAAGTCTTGATCCTGAATTACACCCAATGTCGGCAATAGGAGCAGAAAATAATTCAAAAATAAAATTTACCTTTCAGGATATAGCATTAAATAAAAAATCTTGTTGGGCTTATTTTGAGTTCTTACCCGGAAGCACAACGCAAATGACAGTTAAATTTGAAAATCCCGAAATAATGGGCGTTGTAGTCGATCCTAACAATCCGCCGCCGCCTTACAATTATGGATTTACAATACCACAGGGAATTATTTTGACCAAACAGTAA